One genomic window of Medicago truncatula cultivar Jemalong A17 chromosome 1, MtrunA17r5.0-ANR, whole genome shotgun sequence includes the following:
- the LOC25482586 gene encoding receptor protein kinase TMK1: MSFGVSYVLHLVLLFFMMFIAAWSQDDVVMQKLKSSITSSSNDLDWSDKDCCKWKGVSCSGTTVTEINLGQLNIQGSLPKELMQLTALTRFDCSENEFSGGFPYMPNSLQNLYIRNNSFTSMPSDFFTNMSNLIEVVIDSNPFSQWQIPSSLKNCLALKLFSANSAGLVGVIPEFFGNDTFPSLTDLKVSFNSLGGNLPNSLSGSSIENLWVNNQNGNKLNGTLSVLQNMTSLKVIWVQSNAFTGPIPDFSNHDQLSEVSFRDNQLTGVVPQSLISLQSLKAVALTNNRLQGSPPKFKDDVKVDNDMDKGINSFCTKVVGQPCSPLVNALLSVVEPFGYPLKLAQSWQGNDPCQGGWLGIVCSSGNISVIAFEKMGFSGSISSSFASLSSVTKLLLDNNHLTGTIPKELASMPALKELDVSNNALYGQIPSFRGDVVVKTGGNPDIGKDKPPGSPGSSSGGEYKKKISVGAIVGIVMGIVCLLGVVGVLVFVMRGRRHNKCAGKVQTPNAIVVHPRHSGDGNGVKISVAAAGSSSVGVARGTGGFSPSSSVRNVEAGNMVISIQVLREVTNNFSEKNILGKGGFATVYKGELDDGTKIAVKRMKSEMVGDEGLNEIKSEIAVLTRVRHRHLVALHGYCLDDNEKLLVFEYMPQGTLSQHIFDWKDDGSKPLGWKCRLSIALDVARGVEYLHGLAQQIFIHRDLKPSNILLGDDMRAKVADFGLVRLAPEGQTSFATRLAGTFGYLAPEYAVTGRVTTKVDVYSYGVILMEMITGRKVIENSQSDENIHLVTWFRRMLLNKDSFEKVIDPAMDIDEEGLESFRTMAGLASQCCAREPHQRPDMGHVVNVLAPLVEIWKPAEPEADDMYGIDLDISFPQGLSKWPNLEGTSNTLDVSKSSSMAAGCEYTQSSIPPRSPGFANSFTSADAR, translated from the exons ATGAGTTTTGGAGTTTCCTATGTTCTTCACCTTGTTTTACtgttttttatgatgtttattGCTGCATGGTCTCAAGATGACGTTGTTATGCAAAAGCTGAAAAGTTCTATAACATCATCAAGCAATGATCTTGATTGGTCAGACAAAGATTGTTGCAAATGGAAGGGAGTTTCATGCAGCGGAACGACGGTCACTGAAATTAATTTAGGACAACTCAATATTCAAGGTTCTTTACCAAAAGAATTAATGCAACTCACTGCTTTAACTCGTTTCGATTGCAGTGAAAATGAGTTTTCTGGAGGTTTTCCATACATGCCAAATTCACTTCAGAACTTGTATATCAGAAACAACAGTTTCACTTCCATGCCTAGTGATTTCTTCACCAACATGAGTAATTTGATAGAGGTGGTAATTGATTCTAACCCTTTTTCTCAGTGGCAAATTCCTTCTAGTCTTAAGAATTGTTTAGCCCTTAAGCTTTTTTCTGCTAATAGTGCTGGTTTAGTTGGTGTAATCCCTGAATTCTTTGGAAATGACACTTTTCCAAGTTTGACAGATTTGAAGGTGTCTTTTAATTCTCTTGGAGGTAATTTGCCTAATAGTTTATCTGGTAGTTCTATAGAGAACCTTTGGGTGAATAATCAAAATGGTAATAAACTCAATGGTACACTTTCTGTTTTGCAAAATATGACGTCGTTGAAAGTAATTTGGGTTCAAAGTAATGCTTTTACTGGTCCAATACCAgatttttcaaatcatgatcAATTGTCTGAAGTTAGTTTCAGAGATAATCAGTTAACCGGTGTTGTTCCGCAGTCTTTAATTTCGCTTCAAAGTTTGAAAGCTGTGGCTTTGACGAACAATCGTCTTCAAGGGTCACCTCCTAAGTTTAAAGATGATGTTAAGGTTGATAATGATATGGATAAAGGGATTAATAGCTTTTGTACTAAGGTTGTTGGTCAACCATGTAGTCCACTTGTTAATGCTTTGCTTTCTGTTGTTGAACCTTTTGGTTATCCTCTTAAACTTGCTCAAAGTTGGCAAGGTAATGACCCTTGTCAAGGTGGTTGGTTAGGGATTGTTTGTTCTAGTGGGAACATTTCAGTTATCGCCTTCgagaaaatgggtttttccgGTAGTATATCATCTAGTTTTGCAAGTCTTAGTTCTGTGACGAAGTTGCTTCTTGATAACAATCATCTCACCGGCACTATACCTAAGGAGCTTGCTAGTATGCCGGCTTTGAAAGAGCTAGATGTTTCGAATAATGCATTGTATGGTCAGATACCATCGTTTCGCGGAGATGTGGTTGTTAAAACCGGTGGAAATCCTGATATTGGAAAGGACAAACCTCCTGGCTCGCCCGGCTCTAGTTCTGGAGGTGAATATAAGAAGAAAATTAGTGTTGGAGCAATTGTTGGGATTGTGATGGGGATTGTTTGTTTACTTGGTGTAGTAGGGGTTTTGGTATTTGTTATGCGCGGTAGAAGACATAATAAGTGTGCTGGTAAAGTTCAAACTCCAAATGCAATAGTGGTACATCCTCGTCATTCAGGTGATGGAAATGGCGTGAAAATAAGTGTTGCAGCAGCCGGAAGTTCCAGTGTCGGCGTTGCACGAGGAACTGGTGGATTTAGTCCATCGAGTAGTGTTCGAAATGTGGAAGCTGGTAATATGGTGATTTCAATTCAAGTTCTAAGAGAAGTTACAAACAATTTTAGTGAAAAAAACATATTGGGGAAAGGTGGTTTCGCTACTGTATACAAAGGAGAATTGGACGATGGAACAAAGATTGCAGTGAAAAGGATGAAATCTGAAATGGTTGGTGACGAAGGGTTAAATGAGATCAAGTCTGAAATCGCGGTTCTCACTAGGGTTCGACACAGGCATTTGGTTGCACTCCATGGCTATTGCTTGGACGACAACGAGAAACTTCTTGTCTTTGAATACATGCCTCAGGGAACTCTTAGTCAACATATCTTTGACTGGAAAGACGATGGGTCGAAACCGCTCGGATGGAAATGTAGGCTTTCCATTGCCTTGGATGTTGCTAGAGGTGTTGAATATCTTCATGGTCTGGCTCAGCAAATTTTCATCCACAGGGATCTGAAGCCATCAAATATCTTGCTTGGAGATGATATGCGCGCTAAAGTAGCCGACTTTGGATTAGTTCGGCTTGCTCCAGAAGGACAAACTTCATTTGCGACTAGACTTGCAGGAACTTTTGGTTATTTGGCACCAGAGTATGCAG TCACCGGTCGAGTCACCACAAAGGTAGACGTATACAGCTATGGCGTGATTCTTATGGAGATGATAACCGGAAGAAAAGTAATTGAGAACAGCCAATCGGACGAGAACATACACCTCGTTACATGGTTCCGAAGGATGCTACTAAACAAAGACTCATTCGAAAAGGTCATTGATCCAGCAATGGACATAGACGAGGAAGGCCTGGAGAGTTTCAGGACTATGGCAGGATTGGCAAGCCAATGTTGTGCAAGGGAGCCTCATCAGCGTCCTGACATGGGACATGTAGTGAATGTGCTAGCACCTCTTGTCGAGATTTGGAAGCCGGCTGAACCTGAAGCTGATGACATGTATGGGATTGACTTGGATATAAGTTTTCCTCAAGGACTTAGTAAGTGGCCGAATCTTGAAGGAACGAGCAACACACTTGATGTTTCGAAATCTTCTTCGATGGCTGCTGGTTGTGAGTATACACAGTCAAGTATCCCTCCTCGGTCTCCTGGATTTGCCAATTCTTTTACATCTGCTGATGCGCGATGA
- the LOC25482587 gene encoding receptor protein kinase TMK1, with protein MGFRVSYVLHLVVLFSMMFVSAWSQDDVVMQKLKSSIKSSSNDLDWSDSDFRKWNRVQINGNTVTAIQIAGLNIQGSLPKELVQLTQLNRFECNGNALSGDFPYMPSSLQFLYINNNNFTSMPSDFFTNMSNLIEVSIGYNPFPQWQIPSSLKNCLALKVFSAMNASLVGVIPEFFGKETFPGLTNLYLSFNFLEGNLPNSLSGSSIEKLWVNGQSSINRLNGTLSVLQNLTSLKQIWVHGNSFTGRIPDLSNHDQLFDVSLRDNQLTGVVPPSLTSLQSLTVVNLTNNYLQGSLPKFQNRVRVDNDIDRGTHSFCTKAIGQPCSPLVNALLSVVEPFGYPLKLAQSWQGNDPCQGGWLGVVCSSGNITIIDFQNKGFTGSISPNFASLSSLTKLLLANNNLTGTLPKELASMPQLKELDVSNNLLYGHIPSFRGDVVVKTGGNPDIGKDKPHDSPDSPKSSSDSSSGGEDKKKLSVGAIVGIVIGILCLIGTLVVVFVMCHRRQNKRDDKIETPNAIVVHPRHSGDGNGVKISVAASGSSGAGVSGGTAGFSQSSSVQNVEAGNMVISIQVLREVTGNFSEKNILGRGGFATVYKGELDDGTTIAVKRMKSEMVGDEGLNEIKSEIAVLTKVRHRHLVALHGYCLDDNEKLLVFEYMPQGTLSQHLFEWKDDGLKPLGWKSRLSIALDVARGVEYLHGLAQQIFIHRDLKPTNILLGDDMRAKVADFGLVRLAPEGKASLIQTRFAGTFGYMAPEYAVTGRVTTKLDVYSYGVILMEMITGKRVIDNNQPDENIHLVTWFRRIILNKGSYEKVIDPAMDINEEGLESFRIISELASHCCAREPHQRPDMGYVVNVLAPLVEIWKPAEPNADDMYGIDLYMGLPQAPSKLQNLEGMSNTLDVSYCSSKAASSENTQSSIPPQSPGFVDSFTSSDAR; from the exons ATGGGTTTCAGAGTTTCCTACGTTCTTCAccttgttgtgttgttttctaTGATGTTTGTTTCTGCATGGTCTCAAGATGATGTTGTTATGCAAAAGCTGAAAAGTTCTATAAAATCATCAAGCAATGATCTTGATTGGTCAGACTCAGATTTTCGCAAATGGAATCGTGTTCAGATTAATGGAAACACAGTCACTGCAATTCAAATTGCAGGTCTGAATATTCAAGGTTCTTTACCAAAAGAATTGGTGCAACTCACTCAGTTAAATCGTTTTGAGTGCAATGGAAACGCTTTATCTGGTGATTTTCCTTACATGCCAAGTTCACTTCAGTTTTTGtatattaacaacaacaatttcacTTCCATGCCAAGTGATTTCTTCACAAACATGAGTAATTTGATAGAGGTGAGTATTGGTTATAACCCTTTTCCTCAGTGGCAAATTCCTTCTAGTCTTAAGAATTGTTTAGCCCTTAAAGTTTTTTCTGCTATGAATGCTAGTTTAGTTGGTGTAATCCCTGAATTCTTTGGAAAAGAAACTTTTCCAGGTTTGACTAATTTGTATCTGTCTTTCAATTTTCTTGAAGGTAATTTGCCTAATAGTTTATCTGGTAGTTCTATAGAGAAACTTTGGGTAAATGGTCAAAGTAGTATTAATAGACTCAATGGCACACTTTCTGTTTTGCAAAATTTGACATCATTGAAACAAATTTGGGTACATGGTAATTCGTTTACTGGTCGTATACCTGATTTATCAAATCATGATCAATTGTTTGATGTTAGTTTGAGAGATAATCAGTTAACCGGTGTTGTTCCACCGTCTTTAACTTCGCTTCAAAGTTTAACAGTTGTTAATTTGACAAACAATTATCTTCAAGGGTCACTTCCTAAGTTTCAAAATCGTGTTCGTGTTGATAATGATATTGATAGAGGGACTCATAGCTTTTGCACTAAGGCTATTGGTCAACCATGTAGTCCACTTGTTAATGCTTTGCTTTCTGTTGTTGAACCTTTTGGTTATCCTCTTAAACTTGCTCAAAGTTGGCAAGGTAATGACCCTTGTCAAGGTGGTTGGTTGGGGGTTGTTTGTTCTAGTGGCAACATTACCATTATCGACTTTCAAAACAAGGGTTTTACTGGCAGTATTTCTCCTAATTTTGCAAGTCTTAGTTCTTTGACGAAGTTGCTTCTTGCTAACAATAATCTCACCGGTACTCTACCTAAGGAGCTTGCTAGTATGCCTCAATTGAAAGAGCTAGATGTTTCGAATAATTTGTTGTATGGTCATATACCGTCGTTTCGCGGCGATGTGGTTGTTAAAACAGGTGGAAATCCTGATATTGGAAAGGATAAACCTCATGACTCGCCTGACAGCCCCAAATCTAGTTCCGACTCTAGTTCTGGAGGTGAAGATAAGAAGAAATTGAGTGTTGGAGCAATTGTTGGGATTGTGATAGGAATTTTATGCTTAATTGGTACACTGGTTGTGGTATTTGTTATGTGCCATAGAAGACAAAATAAGCGTGATGACAAAATTGAAACTCCGAATGCGATCGTGGTACATCCTCGTCACTCTGGAGATGGAAATGGCGTGAAAATAAGTGTTGCAGCATCTGGAAGTTCTGGTGCCGGCGTTTCAGGAGGAACTGCTGGATTTAGTCAATCGAGTAGTGTTCAAAATGTGGAAGCTGGTAATATGGTGATTTCAATTCAAGTTTTAAGAGAAGTTACAGGCAATTTTAGCGAAAAAAACATATTGGGGAGAGGCGGTTTCGCTACTGTATACAAAGGAGAATTGGACGATGGAACAACGATTGCAGTGAAAAGGATGAAATCTGAAATGGTTGGTGATGAAGGGTTGAATGAGATCAAGTCCGAAATCGCGGTTCTCACTAAGGTTCGACACAGGCATTTGGTTGCACTCCATGGCTATTGCTTGGACGACAATGAGAAACTTCTTGTTTTTGAATACATGCCTCAGGGAACTCTTAGTCAACATCTCTTTGAGTGGAAAGACGACGGGTTGAAACCGCTCGGATGGAAGAGTAGGCTTTCCATTGCCTTGGATGTTGCCCGAGGTGTTGAATATCTCCATGGTCTGGCACAACAAATTTTCATTCATAGAGATCTGAAACCAACAAATATTTTGCTTGGAGATGATATGCGCGCTAAAGTTGCCGACTTTGGATTAGTTCGGCTAGCTCCAGAAGGAAAAGCTTCATTAATCCAGACTAGATTTGCAGGAACTTTTGGATATATGGCACCAGAGTATGCAG TCACCGGCCGAGTCACCACAAAGTTAGACGTGTACAGCTATGGCGTGATTCTTATGGAGATGATAACCGGAAAGAGAGTAATCGACAACAACCAACCAGACGAGAACATCCACCTTGTTACTTGGTTCCGCAGAATTATACTTAACAAAGGCTCGTACGAAAAGGTCATTGATCCAGCAATGGACATCAACGAGGAAGGCTTGGAGAGTTTCAGGATCATTTCAGAATTGGCAAGCCACTGCTGTGCAAGGGAGCCTCATCAGCGTCCCGATATGGGATACGTAGTGAATGTGTTAGCACCTCTTGTTGAGATTTGGAAGCCGGCTGAACCTAATGCTGATGACATGTATGGGATTGACTTGTATATGGGTTTGCCTCAAGCACCGAGTAAGTTGCAGAATCTTGAAGGAATGAGCAACACACTCGATGTTTCGTATTGTTCGTCGAAGGCTGCTAGTTCTGAGAATACGCAGTCGAGTATACCACCCCAGTCTCCTGGATTTGTTGATTCCTTTACATCTTCTGATGCACGATGA
- the LOC25482588 gene encoding probable pectinesterase 29 produces MDVSLPYKKIGYSTKKITVDPKGHHGCFSTIQSAIDSIPSNNRYWTSINIKEGIYREKLKIPYDKPYIIIQGAGMSKTIVEWNDHATTLQSPTFFTMADNIVVRFISFRNSYNNPRNSNPWAPAVAAMVSGDKTYFYNVGFFGFQDTLWDDQGRHYYKNCLIQGAVDFIFGAGQSIYEECSISVIASALGQGIAGFITAQGRTGENDANGFVFKNCNVYGDGTTYLGRPWRAYARVLFYNTNMSDIVVPTGWAPWYFADHENYIQFAEYGNIGAGSKTNKRVKWLKKLDWTTVNIMASDSFVDNEGWLKIASEI; encoded by the exons ATGGATGTTTCTCTACCATACAAGAAAATAGGTTACTCTACCAAGAAAATAACAGTTGATCCCAAGGGGCACCATGGATGTTTCTCTACCATACAATCTGCTATTGATTCCATACCTTCAAACAATAGGTATTGGACTTCCATCAATATTAAAGAAGGCATCTACAG GGAGAAGTTGAAGATTCCTTATGATAAACCCTACATTATTATACAAGGAGCGGGGATGAGCAAGACAATAGTTGAATGGAATGACCATGCAACTACTTTACAGAGCCCTACGTTCTTCACCATGGCTGACAATATTGTGGTCAGGTTTATTAGCTTTAGG AATTCATACAATAATCCAAGAAATAGTAACCCATGGGCCCCTGCCGTAGCTGCGATGGTAAGTGGTGACAAGACTTACTTCTATAATGTCGGCTTCTTTGGTTTTCAAGACACTTTGTGGGATGATCAAGGAAGACATTACTACAAGAATTGTTTGATTCAAGGTGCTGTTGATTTCATATTTGGTGCTGGCCAGTCTATATATGAG GAGTGTTCTATATCTGTAATTGCTTCTGCTCTAGGTCAAGGGATTGCTGGTTTTATTACAGCACAAGGGAGAACAGGTGAAAATGATGCAAAtggttttgtttttaagaattgTAATGTGTATGGAGATGGAACAACATACTTGGGAAGACCATGGAGAGCTTATGCTAGAGTTCTATTCTACAATACCAATATGTCCGACATTGTAGTACCTACTGGTTGGGCGCCATGGTATTTCGCCGATCACGA GAACTACATACAATTTGCAGAGTATGGAAATATTGGAGCTGGTTCTAAAACAAACAAACGAGTGAAATGGTTGAAGAAGTTGGATTGGACAACCGTTAATATAATGGCGAGTGACAGTTTTGTTGATAATGAAGGATGGCTTAAGATAGCTTCAGAAATTTAG